Part of the Tumebacillus sp. BK434 genome is shown below.
CTCTCGATCGCATCGCACTGACGCTCATCATCATCGGCGCACTGAACTGGCTGTTGGTGGGCCTGTTCCAATGGGATTTGGTTGCGGCGCTGTTTGGCGGCGAAGGATCTTGGCTGAGCCGTCTCGTCTACACACTGGTCGGCATCTCCGGCCTGTACTGCCTCTCGCTCTTGTTCCGCGGCGACGTTACCACGGGTAACGATGGAAACGGCGGCAACAAGTACAACGATAACAACCGATAACCGCAAATGGTTCTATGGCCGCATGCCTTCTGGCATGCGGCTTTTTTAGGTTTTTTAAAATTGCCGACTTACATATAAATATAAATTTCGAGTTACTGTGGGTTCATTGATAAAAAACACTTGCAATTCTACCGAAACAATTATAAGATAATTGTGAAAACAAAATAGGGAGGTTTAAAGGGTCATGAAAAATCGCAAAACTTTTGTTACGGCAGTCGCAACTGCCATGATGTTGACCATGCTTGCTCCGCAAGCGATGGCGCAATCGGTGCAAGGGGCGCCGACCACCGCCGCGAAAGTAGATACGAAGGTATCTGCAGACAACTACCTCAAGCAATCCGCTGGCCAATACGGTTTCAAAACGGATCTCTCCGACCTGAAACACGTATCCACCATCAAAACTGAGTTCGGTTCTTATGTTCGCTACCAGCAACAGGTAGACGGCGCTGATGTGTTCTATCATCAAGTAACCGTTACCTTGGACAACCAAGGCACCCCGGTTCTGGTCGTGTCCGACTATGTGCCGAACCTGACCGGCGTCAAAGGCAAGAAGCCGAAACTGAACGAAAACGATGCTGAGGGCAAAGCGCTCGGTCATAACAAAGTGAAAAACACCAAAGAACTGGTATCCCGCGTCTTCGGCTACTACGTTGAAGGCAACTCGGCAGTTCCTGCTTATAAAGTTACCGCTGTGGATGCAGACTCCCTGACCACTTGGGAAACGTTTGTTGACGCAGAAACGGGCAACGTCCTGAAGAACAAAGACCTCAACCAAAAAGTTGACGGCACCGGCAAAGTGTTCCTGCCGAACCCGATCCAATCTGCCGGCACCAAAACCGGCTTCGCTGACAACAACGATGCGGACTCCACCGCTCTGACCAACCAACTGAAGACCGTCACCCTGCGCGGCCTGGACGGTTCCGGCAACCTGGTTGGCCAATACGTAAAAACGGTGCAGAAGAAAGCAACTTCCTACTCTGCAACCAACACCTTCAACTATACCCGCAGCAGCGACCACTTCGAGAACGTCATGGTGTACTACCATATCGATGAACTGCAGCGCTACATCCAATCGATCGGTTTCACCAACGTCAACAACCGTCAGATCACCGTGAACGTAAACGGCACGACGGCAGACAACTCCTTCTACTCCCCGTCCACGAAGCAGCTGACCTTCGGCACCGGCGGCGTTGACGATGCGGAAGATGCGGGCATCATCGCACACGAGTACGGCCACTCCATCCAGGACAACCAAGTTCCGGGCTTCGGCAACACCTTGGAAGGCGGCGCGATGGGCGAAGGCTTCGGCGACTACCTCGGCGCAATCTGGGAAGACAAGCTCGCTCCGGGCACCTATGGCAAAGCTTGCATTGGCGAATGGGATTCTACTTCCTACAGCACCAGCAACCCGCCGTGCCTGCGTCGTCTCGACAAGAACAAAGTCATGCCGGGCAGCTGGTATGGCGAAGTTCACGCAGACGGCGAGATCTGGTCGCAAGGTGAGTACGACATGGCTCAGCTGCTCGGCGTTGACAATGCGACCAAGCTGATCCTGCAATCCCACTTCTCCCTCACCCCGAACTCCGGCTTCAACGCGGGTGCAAAAGCGATCAAAACGGCTGACCAGCTCCTCAACGGCGGTGCAAACGCATCTGCGATCACCAGCATCTGGGCTGCACGCGGCATCTCGACCAACTAATCAACACAAACGCCTTCTCTTCGGAGAAGGCGTTTTTTCATTCCTTCAGGCACCCCCCTTGCATCGCAAGTTTCACTGCTCTTTGGTAAACCGTCTGTGCAGTTCGGCAAAAGCACCTTGTCCCGGTTCCAGTCCTTCCAGAGCGGCAAAAATCTGCGCGGCGCACGCGTCCGACGGCGTTTCGTGCGTATTGATCTCCAAGTCGTACAGCCCGTGCGTATGTACCTTATCCCACTGCCATTTGGCCTGGCCGATCTCGCGGTCGCCCCGCTCTAGCTCTCGGCGCTCCAGCTCAGGCAGCGGGCAGTGCACGCCAACGAACAGCACCGGATAGTCGTGCAGCACTTCTGCACACTCCGGCAGCCAAGTCGCTTCCTGCGGGATCTCGAGCAGCACCGTATCGACTACGACGTTGAGCCCCCGGTCGCTGAACGTGGCGATCGAATGATGCATCGCAGACGCTGCCATGTTCAAAATGCCCCAATAGTCGCGTTCCAGATGCCTTTCCGGTCCCATGTTCTCATAGACGTCGAGCGACAGATGAAAATACGGCTCCGCGCTCAGCTCCTGAATCTTTTTCGTCAAGCTTGTCTTGCCGGAACTGGAGGTGCCGTTCAAAAAAATAACTTTCCCTTTCTTCACAACATTCACCCTTCTCACTAGGAGTTCTTACCATTATAGAGGAGACTTTGCCAAAACCCAATCCCTTACTGTAACCACCTTTACATTCAAGAACACTTCTCGGATTGCATGACGCTGATAATTAGAATTGTTATAAAATTATAGGTAATATAATATGGTTGCCGCATTGGGGGGTGCAAATGCCTTCGTACGAGGACGATCTGTCCCGTTTCGAAGAGCACAATACCCATGTTCCGGGTATCAGGTTAGACTCTGTTCCGTCTCATGATGCGTGGGAAAAATCGGTAGGAGGGATCACCTACCCGCTGCTCTCCGACTTCTATCCCCCCATGGTGCTGTTTCCGAGTAGTACGGTGTTCTCCGTGCTGAAGGGATGTCCGAACCCGCTCTGTTCATCATCGACGAAGAGCTGTTTGAAGTCCTTCGTTCCACTCGTTCGCATAAATCAAAAGGCATGCCCGACCCTCATGGTCGTGCATGCCTTTTTTTGAAACTTACCGAAAGCTCCGCAACACGTAAAATAATCACAGTATCCTTTTTGCAGAGAGAACCAGTTGATAGACATGCGATTCGTACGTTAAATATTACGATATAACACTTTGTCACCAGAAAGTGTCACAGATAATTTTGCTTTCACATACAAATTGCGCAAGTTGCGCTTCAAACGCACCTAACAAACAAGCTTGCGCACCTGTGGTATTGCATCTTGGCACACACCTCCACCGTAGAGGTTCTCCATAAATTGGCTGTGATATAATAGCAGCATGAGCCCATTTACTGAAAGAGCAATTGCTATCATCAAAAGCATTCCGGCCGGCTCCGTGATGACCTACGGACAGATCGCCAAGCTGTGCGGCAGCCCGCGCGCGGCCCGGCAGGTGGTGCGAATCTTGCATTCGATGAGCAAAACGCACCGGTTGCCGTGGCATCGCGTGATCAATGCCCAAGGCAAGATCGGCATGTCTGATGACGGGTCGTTTCAAGAACAGCGGTTTCGGCTCGAACAGGAAGGGATCGAGTTCAGCCGCGAGAACCTGATCGACCTGGACCGCTATCAGTTTCACCCTGATACAGACGAGTCGCCTGACGACTTGCTGTAACTTCTCTGCAGCCGCCCATGAGGCGGCTTTTTATGTTCTTGCCACCGTTAGGGCACACTAAGATTTACCACAGCAGAGGAGGTATCCTTCTGATGTTCAAACGATCAGCCGGAGCCGTGCTTTTGCTCAGCAGCTGCGTGTTTGCGCTGTTTCTGACCGCTCCCGACTCTGTTCACGCCAAGAAAAAAGGCCGCTTTTATTATGAAAAGCGCGGTGAGGTCGTCTGGGAAGTGCCGACGGAGCAAAAAGTGATCGCCTTAACGTTTGATGACGGTCCTCATCCCAAATACACGCCGCAAGTGTTAGATATTCTCAAGCGCTACCATGCCAAGGCGACATTTTATGTGGTCGGTTCGCGGGTGGAACGCGCCCCCGAAGTCGCCAAGCGGGCCGTCAAAGAGGGGCATGAGCTGGCCAACCACACGTACGGCCATCCCTATCTGACCCGCATCTCCGCCGCAGAGCTCCGCGCAGAGATCGACAAGGCGGATGAAGTCGTCAACACCATCACCGGCCACCACCTCAGCACCTTCCGTCCGCCGGGCGGCGTCTACAACGACCTGGTGGTCAACACCGCCAAAACGGCCGGCTACCTCGTCGTCATGTGGTCGTGGAATCAGGACACGAAAGACTGGCGAGACCCGGGGGTGCACAAGATCGTCGACCGCGTGCTTTCGAATGCGCATAACGGAGGCATCGTGCTGTTCCATGATTTCGGCGGCGACCGCTCACAGACGATCCGCGCGCTGGAGCAGATCTTGCCCGAACTGGAGAAGCGGGGCTATCGCTTCCTGACCGTCTCGGAGCTGTTGCAGGTGCGAAACGGCGCCGTGATCAACCTTCCATAAAAAAGACCGTGCTGCAGCAGGCTGCAGCACGGTTGCTTGCGGTTATGGGCGGAATTGGCCAAAAGTTCATGCTCTGGTAAGACAGCCCGCAGGGTTTGCCCGAGGTGGTTTTCTTCTGACCATGGCCTGATCATGGCAGGATCTGATCCTTTGCATGGCTGTCCCGCTGTCTTTGACACACAGAACCACTTCCTGCGGAGTGATCCTTTAAAGGGCCATGATATTGAACTTGATGAATTCGTTCAGCATTTCTTCCTCTTTGCCTGTTTCAAACAGCAGTTTCAACACCATCGGCTTTCTGCTTTTCCCTTTTTGCTTCAAGTACTCGTTGAGCACCTTGCGCAGATCGTTCAGCTGTTTCAGCCTGTTGTTCAGATCTTGCTCTTGATGATAACTCGCCAGCAGATTGTCCACCGCCTCAATCGTCCTGCGGGTGGTGATGCCCGTCAGCGACTCGGTGGTCGAGTATTTGATCCACTCTGCTTTGGTCATCAGGAAGGACGGGAAGATTCCGTTGAGACGCTCCATGACATCCTTCCCGGCATCTTGGGCGATCGGGCCCACCTTGCTCGGTTTTTTGGCGACCCGTTCCAACTTGCTTTGTACATCATTGACTTTTTGCTGGTCGATTTCAAAATCATTGTCCATCATGTCGTGCGCTGTGCGATACATCGCATGTTTGTCGTCCGGCAGTTTGTCATTGCCTTTGAGCTTTTCGATCGGTTCGTTCCAATGCATCAACTGCTCCACCGCGTGATTTTCCGGCAGTTTGAGCGCACCCGGAAGGGCACCACCCAGCGTTTTGTCTTCCCCGTTCACCGGTTTCGGCGTGACGACTTGATCTTCCAGTTGACCGGCTTGCTCCGCCACTTTGCCCGACATTTTATACTTTCCGAGCGTCCACGAGCCAAGCGTTTTGGTGTACAGGTTTTTCTGATAGACGAGGAACGCGACGAAGTCTACCAGCGCTTCGATCTTAGCGATCAGATCACCTTCCAGATTGTAGGCGAACTCGACCGGCTTGCGGTCGTCCTGTTCCATTTTGTTCGTTGCCGGGTTCAGGCGAACTTGTCCGCTGACTTCGGCGGTCGCTGCGGCACGCAGCGTGGCCGACGCCTCCAGATAGGCTTTTAACGCAATCAGCAATTCCGAACCGATCTTCACGCCTGCTCCGACGGAGAACTTCAGATTGCCTTCCAAGTGCGCCATCCCGGCGACGTTGTACAGCGAATCCGCTTCGTGCTCCTGATCTTTGGCGATCTCGCCGGCGACCATCGCCTTGACCGACCCGCCGATGCCCACTTCCACAAACAGCGACAGCGGGGTCGGCGGTACCGGCAGAGCCGCATGGAGCTTGAGCGGCCAGAACGCGCGGTTTTTCGGGAACTCCAGTTGGCCGGAGATGTTCGCCTTTTTCTTCTCTTGATCGATCATCCCCTGCACCGCTCCGCCGAGCAAGCTGATCTTGTAGACTTTGTTCGGACCGATCCATTTTTCGTACCGCTCGACTTTGTACTCCCCGTCTTTGATCGTGATGCCGATCGCCTTCAGATGCACCTGGGCAAGCGAAGCCAAGCCGCCGCCCGATCTCGACTCGTTGAGAGAGCTCATCAGGCTGTCCTTGCCGCCGCCTTTCCCCATCGCTTCCAAGTCTTTCGAAGAGACTTTGTCCTGCTTGCCGAGCACCGCTTCCGCTTCGGCGATCCTCAGACTGCCATCCTTGTTGATCTCCACGTTTTCCGCATCGAGCGCAAACACGCCGACCGAAAACGCCAAGCGTTCGATCTGACCTTCAAACGTGTGATCCTCGTTGTACTGCAAGCGTTTGATCGAACCGTAGCCATGCACAAACTTCTGGTCGAGGCGAATTTTCGCGTTCTCTACGCCAAGCTGGAACTGGTCTTTGTACCCGACATAGGCTCGTCCGTCCAGTACCAGCCCGTTGACCAGTTCCCAGTCTTTGACTTCCACGCCGCCGCGTACAGAGAGGATCTTCTTATCCTTGTTGATCAGCAAGTCGTAAAGCACCGGTTTCACTTTGTTGGTACCGCTGCCGAAGTTGTACTCCAGTTCCTGGATGTGCAAGTGCTCCGTAGTCAGCTGGGCGCGCTTGATGGCGACCTTTTTACCAATTTGGAAATTGTTCAGTTCGACCGACTTGAACGCGCCGTCCTTGTCGAGCAGCAGTTGGGCACGCGCTTTGATCGCCGTATCCAAAGGCTGGGGCAGATTGAGGGCGATCTCGCCGGCGCCGAAAGCAAACCCGACGCCTTTTTGGTACTGCCCGTAGACTTGATTCAACTCCAGCAGGCTCCCCGCTTTGAACTTGCCGATGCTGACCGCCAACTCGTTGAGCCCGGTGTTGCCGACATTGAGCTTGTTGAGGATCAGCTGTTCCAGTTCGAACATCAAGAATTGAGAGTGTCCGACGATCTGCTTGTCGCGGAAGGTCGCGTCGATCGACCAATTCAAGTCCCAATCCAGGCGGGCGTGAATCTCGTCGATCGTATATTCATTGCCAAAGAGACGGAACGTGACCCGGTTTTTCGAGTCCAGACCGCCTTTTTTCGCGAGGGGACCGTGCGTGCTTTCAGCGATGGTGAGGTTTTGGAGGTCGACTTTGACCAGCTTCAGGTCGACTGTGGTGACCGTTGATTTATCGCCTTTGGCCGGTCCGGAGACGACAGAAGGTCTGTCGGCTCCAACACTCTGTTCTTGCTGAGGCGTCCCCGAAGGCTGCTCCTCCGGGGACTGGCCCGACCATTTTTGCCTGAGGTATTGATAGACTTCCACCAGCTTGCCGGCTGCCTTTTTGGCCAGTCCCGGCCGGTCCAGGAACTGCTTTTCGAAGTTGTCCAATTTTTCGATGCAGCTCTCCAAGGTACGCAGGAATTCAGCATCGTAAGCGGCGAACGATTCGTAGAGTCCCAGCAGCTTTTTATCGGTGTAGTCGGAGATGAACTGATCGAATTTGTTGACGACGAGGCCGATGACGTATTTGATCCCCGCCCGCAGATTCGGGTTCATCTTGACCCAATAGTTCGCCACTTGCCGGAATACCGAAAAGAAGCCGAACAGCATTTTCACCGCTTGATCGAGAGCTGGGAACAGGGAAAGGATAAAGTTGTCGGCCACTTTGAAGAAGGTCTCCAGCAGCATGTCCACCCCATACTCCTTCAGTTCCGGAGTGATGTAGGACGTTTTGAGCTG
Proteins encoded:
- a CDS encoding DUF378 domain-containing protein, whose product is MTRMNTLDRIALTLIIIGALNWLLVGLFQWDLVAALFGGEGSWLSRLVYTLVGISGLYCLSLLFRGDVTTGNDGNGGNKYNDNNR
- a CDS encoding M36 family metallopeptidase; this translates as MKNRKTFVTAVATAMMLTMLAPQAMAQSVQGAPTTAAKVDTKVSADNYLKQSAGQYGFKTDLSDLKHVSTIKTEFGSYVRYQQQVDGADVFYHQVTVTLDNQGTPVLVVSDYVPNLTGVKGKKPKLNENDAEGKALGHNKVKNTKELVSRVFGYYVEGNSAVPAYKVTAVDADSLTTWETFVDAETGNVLKNKDLNQKVDGTGKVFLPNPIQSAGTKTGFADNNDADSTALTNQLKTVTLRGLDGSGNLVGQYVKTVQKKATSYSATNTFNYTRSSDHFENVMVYYHIDELQRYIQSIGFTNVNNRQITVNVNGTTADNSFYSPSTKQLTFGTGGVDDAEDAGIIAHEYGHSIQDNQVPGFGNTLEGGAMGEGFGDYLGAIWEDKLAPGTYGKACIGEWDSTSYSTSNPPCLRRLDKNKVMPGSWYGEVHADGEIWSQGEYDMAQLLGVDNATKLILQSHFSLTPNSGFNAGAKAIKTADQLLNGGANASAITSIWAARGISTN
- a CDS encoding AAA family ATPase; translated protein: MKKGKVIFLNGTSSSGKTSLTKKIQELSAEPYFHLSLDVYENMGPERHLERDYWGILNMAASAMHHSIATFSDRGLNVVVDTVLLEIPQEATWLPECAEVLHDYPVLFVGVHCPLPELERRELERGDREIGQAKWQWDKVHTHGLYDLEINTHETPSDACAAQIFAALEGLEPGQGAFAELHRRFTKEQ
- a CDS encoding MGMT family protein produces the protein MSPFTERAIAIIKSIPAGSVMTYGQIAKLCGSPRAARQVVRILHSMSKTHRLPWHRVINAQGKIGMSDDGSFQEQRFRLEQEGIEFSRENLIDLDRYQFHPDTDESPDDLL
- a CDS encoding polysaccharide deacetylase family protein, yielding MFKRSAGAVLLLSSCVFALFLTAPDSVHAKKKGRFYYEKRGEVVWEVPTEQKVIALTFDDGPHPKYTPQVLDILKRYHAKATFYVVGSRVERAPEVAKRAVKEGHELANHTYGHPYLTRISAAELRAEIDKADEVVNTITGHHLSTFRPPGGVYNDLVVNTAKTAGYLVVMWSWNQDTKDWRDPGVHKIVDRVLSNAHNGGIVLFHDFGGDRSQTIRALEQILPELEKRGYRFLTVSELLQVRNGAVINLP